Proteins encoded together in one Bos indicus isolate NIAB-ARS_2022 breed Sahiwal x Tharparkar chromosome 3, NIAB-ARS_B.indTharparkar_mat_pri_1.0, whole genome shotgun sequence window:
- the BCL9 gene encoding B-cell CLL/lymphoma 9 protein isoform X1 yields MHSSNPKVRNSPSGNTQSSPKSKQEVMVRPPTVMSPSGNPQLDSKFSNQGKQGGSASQSQPSPCDSKSGGHTPKALPGPGGSMGLKNGAGNGAKGKGKRERSISADSFDQRDPGTPNDDSDMKECNSADHIKSQDSQHTPHSMTPSNATVPRSSTPSHGQTTAPEPTPAQKTPAKVVYVFSTEMANKAAEAVLKGQVETIVSFHIQNISNSKTERSTAPLNTQISALRNDPKPLPQQPPAPANQDQNSSQNTRLQPTPPIPAPAPKPAAPPRPLDRDSPGVENKLIPSVGSPAGSTPLPPDSTGPNSTPNNRAVTPVSQGSNSSSADPKAPPPPPVSSGEPPTLGENPDGLSQEQLEHRERSLQTLRDIQRMLFPDEKEFPGGQSGGPQQNTGVLDGPQKKPEGPIQAMMVQSQSLGKGPGPRTDVGAPFGPQGHRDVPFSPDEMVPPSMNSQSGPIGPDHLDHMTPEQIAWLKLQQEFYEEKRRKQEQVVVQQCSLQDMMVHQHGPRGVVRGPPPPYQMTPGEAWGPGGSEPFADGINMPHSLPPRAMAPHPNMPGSQMRLPGFAGMMNSEMEGPNVPNPASRPGLSAVSWPDDVPKIPDGRNFPPGQGVFSGPGRGERFPNPQGLSEEMFQQQLAEKQLGLPPGMSVEGIRPGMEMNRMIPGSQRHVEPGNNPIFPRIPVEGPLSPSRGDFPKGMPPQLGPGRELEFGMVPSGMKGDVSLNVSMGSNSQMIPQKMREAGAGPEEMLKLRAGGADMLPAQQKMVPLPFGEHPQQEYGMGPRPFLPMSQGPGSNSGLRNLREPMGPDQRTNSRLSHMPPLPLNPSSNPTSLNTAPPVQRGLGRKPVDISVAGSQVHSPGINPLKSPTMRQVQSPMLGSPSGNLKSPQTPSQLAGMLAGPAAAASIKSPPVLGSAAASPVHLKSPSLPAPSPGWTSSPKPPLQSPGIPPNHKAPLTMASPAMLASVESGGPPPPTASQSASVSIPGSLPSSTPYTMPPEPTLSQNPLSIMMSRMSKFAMPSSTPLYHDAIKTVASSDDDSPPARSPNLPSMNNMPGMGINTQNPRISGPNPVVPMPTLSPMGMTQPLSHSNQMPSPNAMGPNIPPHGVPMGPGLMSHNPIMGHGSQEPPMVPQGRMGFPQGFPPVQSPPQQVPFPHNGPSGGQGNFPGGMGFPGEGPLGRPSNLPQSSADAALCKPGGPGGPDSFAVLGNSMPSVFTDPDLQEVIRPGATGIPEFDLSRIIPSEKPSQTLQYFPRGEVPGRKQPQGPGPGFSHMQGMMGEQAPRMGLALPGMGGPGPVGTPDIPLGTAPSMPGHNPMRPPAFLQQGMMGPHHRMMSPAQSTMPGQPTLMSNPAAAVGMIPGKDRGPAGLYTHPGPVGSPGMMMSMQGMMGPQQNIMIPPQMRPRGMAADVGMGGFSQGPGNPGNMMF; encoded by the exons aatgtAATTCTGCTGACCACATAAAGTCCCAGGATTCCCAGCACACACCACACTCGATGACCCCATCAAATGCTACAGTCCCTAGGTCTTCCACCCCCTCCCATGGCCAGACTACTGCCCCAGAGCCCACACCTGCTCAGAAGACTCCTGCCAAAGTGGTGTATGTGTTTTCTACTGAGATGGCTAATAA GGCTGCAGAAGCTGTATTGAAGGGCCAGGTTGAAACTATTGTCTCTTTCCACATCCAGAACATCTCTAACAGCAAGACAGAGAGAAGCACAGCCCCTCTG AACACACAGATATCTGCCCTTCGAAATGATCCGAAACCTCTCCCACAACAGCCCCCAGCTCCAGCCAACCAGGACCAGAATTCTTCCCAGAACACCAGGCTGCAGCCAACTCCCCCCATTCCGGCACCAGCACCTAAGCCTGCCGCCCCACCGCGTCCCCTGGACCGGGACAGTCCTGGGGTAGAAAACAAACTGATCCCTTCTGTCGGCAGCCCTGCCGGCTCCACTCCACTGCCCCCAGACAGCACCGGGCCAAACTCAACGCCCAACAACCGAGCCGTGACCCCTGTCTCCCAGGGGAGCAATAGCTCTTCAGCAGATCCCAAAGCCCCCCCGCCTCCGCCGGTGTCCAGTGGAGAGCCCCCCACACTGGGGGAGAACCCTGATGGACTATCTCAGGAGCAGCTGGAGCACCGGGAGCGCTCCTTACAAACGCTCAGAGATATCCAGCGAATGCTTTTCCCCGATGAGAAGGAATTCCCAGGAGGACAGAGTGGGGGACCCCAGCAGAACACTGGGGTATTAGATGGACCTCAGAAAAAACCAGAAGGGCCTATACAGGCCATGATGGTTCAATCCCAAAGCCTAGGTAAGGGACCTGGGCCCCGGACAGACGTGGGGGCTCCATTTGGCCCTCAAGGACACAGAGATGTGCCCTTTTCTCCAGATGAAATGGTTCCACCCTCCATGAACTCCCAGTCTGGGCCCATCGGACCCGACCACCTGGATCACATGACCCCTGAGCAGATAGCGTGGCTGAAATTGCAGCAGGAGTTCTacgaagagaagaggaggaagcaggagCAAGTGGTCGTGCAGCAGTGCTCCCTCCAGGACATGATGGTCCATCAGCACGGGCCTCGGGGAGTGGTCCGAGGGCCCCCCCCTCCGTACCAGATGACCCCTGGTgaggcctgggggcctgggggctcAGAGCCCTTTGCCGATGGGATCAACATGCCCCATTCTCTGCCCCCGAGAGCCATGGCTCCCCACCCCAACATGCCAGGGAGCCAAATGCGCCTCCCTGGATTTGCAGGAATGATGAATTCTGAGATGGAGGGGCCCAATGTCCCCAACCCGGCATCGCGACCAGGTCTTTCTGCAGTCAGCTGGCCAGACGATGTGCCAAAAATCCCAGACGGTCGAAACTTCCCGCCTGGCCAGGGCGTCTTCAGTGGTCCTGGCCGAGGGGAGCGCTTCCCAAACCCCCAAGGATTGTCTGAAGAGATGTTTCAACAGCAGCTGGCAGAGAAGCAGCTGGGATTGCCCCCGGGGATGAGCGTGGAAGGCATCAGGCCTGGAATGGAGATGAACAGGATGATCCCAGGCTCCCAGCGCCATGTGGAGCCAGGGAATAATCCCATCTTCCCGCGAATACCAGTGGAGGGCCCACTGAGCCCTTCCAGGGGTGACTTTCCAAAAGGAATGCCCCCGCAGCTGGGCCCTGGCCGGGAACTCGAGTTTGGGATGGTTCCCAGTGGGATGAAGGGAGATGTCAGTTTAAATGTCAGCATGGGATCCAACTCTCAGATGATACCTCAGAAGATGAGAGAGGCTGGGGCGGGGCCCGAGGAGATGCTGAAGCTCCGTGCAGGTGGTGCGGACATGCTGCCTGCTCAGCAGAAGATGGTGCCCTTGCCGTTCGGCGAGCACCCGCAGCAAGAGTATGGCATGGGCCCCAGGCCGTTCCTCCCCATGTCTCAGGGTCCAGGCAGCAACAGTGGCTTGCGGAATCTCAGAGAACCCATGGGGCCCGACCAAAGGACTAACAGCCGGCTCAGTCATATGCCACCACTACCTCTCAACCCTTCCAGTAACCCCACTAGCCTCAACACAGCTCCTCCTGTTCAGCGCGGCCTGGGGCGGAAGCCCGTGGATATATCTGTGGCAGGCAGCCAGGTGCATTCCCCAGGCATCAACCCTCTGAAATCTCCCACGATGCGCCAAGTCCAGTCACCAATGCTGGGCTCACCCTCGGGGAACCTCAAGTCCCCCCAGACTCCATCGCAGCTGGCAGGCATGCTGGCGGGCCCAGCTGCCGCTGCTTCCATTAAGTCCCCGCCCGTCTTGGGGTCTGCTGCTGCTTCGCCTGTTCACCTCAAGTCTCCATCACTTCCTGCCCCATCACCTGGATGGACCTCGTCTCCAAAACCTCCTCTTCAGAGTCCTGGGATCCCTCCAAACCACAAAGCGCCCCTCACCATGGCCTCCCCAGCCATGCTGGCAAGTGTAGAGTCAG GTGGCCCCCCACCTCCTACAGCCAGCCAGTCTGCCTCTGTGAGTATCCCGGGAAGTCTTCCCTCTAGTACACCTTACACCATGCCTCCAGAGCCGACCCTTTCCCAGAACCCACTGTCTATTATGATGTCTCGAATGTCCAAGTTTGCAATGCCCAGTTCTACCCCGTTATACCACGACGCCATCAAGACCGTGGCCAGCTCAGATGATGACTCCCCTCCAGCTCGTTCTCCCAACTTGCCATCAATGAATAATATGCCAG gaatgGGCATTAATACACAGAATCCTCGAATTTCAGGTCCAAACCCCGTGGTTCCAATGCCAACCCTCAGCCCAATGGGAATGACCCAGCCACTTTCTCACTCCAATCAGATGCCCTCTCCGAACGCCATGGGACCCAACATACCTCCTCATGGAGTCCCTATGGGGCCTGGTTTGATGTCACACAATCCTATCATGGGGCATGGGTCCCAGGAGCCTCCAATGGTACCTCAAGGACGCATGGGTTTTCCCCAGGGTTTCCCTCCAGTTCAGTCTCCTCCACAGCAGGTTCCGTTTCCTCACAATGGCCCCAGTGGGGGGCAGGGCAACTTCCCAGGAGGGATGGGTTTCCCAGGAGAAGGGCCTCTTGGCCGCCCCAGCAACCTGCCCCAAAGTTCAGCAGATGCAGCACTTTGCAAGCCTGGAGGCCCGGGGGGTCCTGACTCCTTCGCTGTCCTGGGAAACAGCATGCCTTCAGTGTTTACAGACCCAGATCTACAGGAGGTCATCCGACCTGGAGCCACCGGAATACCTGAGTTTGACCTGTCTCGCATTATCCCATCTGAGAAGCCTAGCCAGACACTGCAATATTTCCCTCGAGGGGAAGTCCCAGGCCGTAAACAGCCCCAGGGTCCCGGACCTGGGTTTTCGCACATGCAGGGGATGATGGGCGAACAAGCCCCCAGAATGGGACTAGCATTACCTGGCATGGGAGGTCCAGGGCCCGTGGGAACTCCAGACATCCCTCTTGGTACAGCTCCATCCATGCCAGGCCACAACCCTATGAGACCACCAGCCTTTCTCCAGCAAGGCATGATGGGACCTCACCATCGGATGATGTCACCAGCACAATCTACAATGCCCGGCCAGCCCACCCTGATGAGCAATCCCGCTGCTGCCGTGGGCATGATTCCTGGCAAGGATCGGGGGCCTGCTGGGCTCTACACTCACCCTGGGCCTGTGGGCTCTCCAGGCATGATGATGTCCATGCAAGGCATGATGGGACCCCAACAGAACATCATGATCCCCCCACAGATGAGGCCCCGGGGCATGGCTGCTGACGTGGGCATGGGTGGATTCAGCCAAGGACCTGGCAACCCAGGAAACATgatgttttaa
- the BCL9 gene encoding B-cell CLL/lymphoma 9 protein isoform X3 encodes MHSSNPKVRNSPSGNTQSSPKSKQEVMVRPPTVMSPSGNPQLDSKFSNQECNSADHIKSQDSQHTPHSMTPSNATVPRSSTPSHGQTTAPEPTPAQKTPAKVVYVFSTEMANKAAEAVLKGQVETIVSFHIQNISNSKTERSTAPLNTQISALRNDPKPLPQQPPAPANQDQNSSQNTRLQPTPPIPAPAPKPAAPPRPLDRDSPGVENKLIPSVGSPAGSTPLPPDSTGPNSTPNNRAVTPVSQGSNSSSADPKAPPPPPVSSGEPPTLGENPDGLSQEQLEHRERSLQTLRDIQRMLFPDEKEFPGGQSGGPQQNTGVLDGPQKKPEGPIQAMMVQSQSLGKGPGPRTDVGAPFGPQGHRDVPFSPDEMVPPSMNSQSGPIGPDHLDHMTPEQIAWLKLQQEFYEEKRRKQEQVVVQQCSLQDMMVHQHGPRGVVRGPPPPYQMTPGEAWGPGGSEPFADGINMPHSLPPRAMAPHPNMPGSQMRLPGFAGMMNSEMEGPNVPNPASRPGLSAVSWPDDVPKIPDGRNFPPGQGVFSGPGRGERFPNPQGLSEEMFQQQLAEKQLGLPPGMSVEGIRPGMEMNRMIPGSQRHVEPGNNPIFPRIPVEGPLSPSRGDFPKGMPPQLGPGRELEFGMVPSGMKGDVSLNVSMGSNSQMIPQKMREAGAGPEEMLKLRAGGADMLPAQQKMVPLPFGEHPQQEYGMGPRPFLPMSQGPGSNSGLRNLREPMGPDQRTNSRLSHMPPLPLNPSSNPTSLNTAPPVQRGLGRKPVDISVAGSQVHSPGINPLKSPTMRQVQSPMLGSPSGNLKSPQTPSQLAGMLAGPAAAASIKSPPVLGSAAASPVHLKSPSLPAPSPGWTSSPKPPLQSPGIPPNHKAPLTMASPAMLASVESGGPPPPTASQSASVSIPGSLPSSTPYTMPPEPTLSQNPLSIMMSRMSKFAMPSSTPLYHDAIKTVASSDDDSPPARSPNLPSMNNMPGMGINTQNPRISGPNPVVPMPTLSPMGMTQPLSHSNQMPSPNAMGPNIPPHGVPMGPGLMSHNPIMGHGSQEPPMVPQGRMGFPQGFPPVQSPPQQVPFPHNGPSGGQGNFPGGMGFPGEGPLGRPSNLPQSSADAALCKPGGPGGPDSFAVLGNSMPSVFTDPDLQEVIRPGATGIPEFDLSRIIPSEKPSQTLQYFPRGEVPGRKQPQGPGPGFSHMQGMMGEQAPRMGLALPGMGGPGPVGTPDIPLGTAPSMPGHNPMRPPAFLQQGMMGPHHRMMSPAQSTMPGQPTLMSNPAAAVGMIPGKDRGPAGLYTHPGPVGSPGMMMSMQGMMGPQQNIMIPPQMRPRGMAADVGMGGFSQGPGNPGNMMF; translated from the exons aatgtAATTCTGCTGACCACATAAAGTCCCAGGATTCCCAGCACACACCACACTCGATGACCCCATCAAATGCTACAGTCCCTAGGTCTTCCACCCCCTCCCATGGCCAGACTACTGCCCCAGAGCCCACACCTGCTCAGAAGACTCCTGCCAAAGTGGTGTATGTGTTTTCTACTGAGATGGCTAATAA GGCTGCAGAAGCTGTATTGAAGGGCCAGGTTGAAACTATTGTCTCTTTCCACATCCAGAACATCTCTAACAGCAAGACAGAGAGAAGCACAGCCCCTCTG AACACACAGATATCTGCCCTTCGAAATGATCCGAAACCTCTCCCACAACAGCCCCCAGCTCCAGCCAACCAGGACCAGAATTCTTCCCAGAACACCAGGCTGCAGCCAACTCCCCCCATTCCGGCACCAGCACCTAAGCCTGCCGCCCCACCGCGTCCCCTGGACCGGGACAGTCCTGGGGTAGAAAACAAACTGATCCCTTCTGTCGGCAGCCCTGCCGGCTCCACTCCACTGCCCCCAGACAGCACCGGGCCAAACTCAACGCCCAACAACCGAGCCGTGACCCCTGTCTCCCAGGGGAGCAATAGCTCTTCAGCAGATCCCAAAGCCCCCCCGCCTCCGCCGGTGTCCAGTGGAGAGCCCCCCACACTGGGGGAGAACCCTGATGGACTATCTCAGGAGCAGCTGGAGCACCGGGAGCGCTCCTTACAAACGCTCAGAGATATCCAGCGAATGCTTTTCCCCGATGAGAAGGAATTCCCAGGAGGACAGAGTGGGGGACCCCAGCAGAACACTGGGGTATTAGATGGACCTCAGAAAAAACCAGAAGGGCCTATACAGGCCATGATGGTTCAATCCCAAAGCCTAGGTAAGGGACCTGGGCCCCGGACAGACGTGGGGGCTCCATTTGGCCCTCAAGGACACAGAGATGTGCCCTTTTCTCCAGATGAAATGGTTCCACCCTCCATGAACTCCCAGTCTGGGCCCATCGGACCCGACCACCTGGATCACATGACCCCTGAGCAGATAGCGTGGCTGAAATTGCAGCAGGAGTTCTacgaagagaagaggaggaagcaggagCAAGTGGTCGTGCAGCAGTGCTCCCTCCAGGACATGATGGTCCATCAGCACGGGCCTCGGGGAGTGGTCCGAGGGCCCCCCCCTCCGTACCAGATGACCCCTGGTgaggcctgggggcctgggggctcAGAGCCCTTTGCCGATGGGATCAACATGCCCCATTCTCTGCCCCCGAGAGCCATGGCTCCCCACCCCAACATGCCAGGGAGCCAAATGCGCCTCCCTGGATTTGCAGGAATGATGAATTCTGAGATGGAGGGGCCCAATGTCCCCAACCCGGCATCGCGACCAGGTCTTTCTGCAGTCAGCTGGCCAGACGATGTGCCAAAAATCCCAGACGGTCGAAACTTCCCGCCTGGCCAGGGCGTCTTCAGTGGTCCTGGCCGAGGGGAGCGCTTCCCAAACCCCCAAGGATTGTCTGAAGAGATGTTTCAACAGCAGCTGGCAGAGAAGCAGCTGGGATTGCCCCCGGGGATGAGCGTGGAAGGCATCAGGCCTGGAATGGAGATGAACAGGATGATCCCAGGCTCCCAGCGCCATGTGGAGCCAGGGAATAATCCCATCTTCCCGCGAATACCAGTGGAGGGCCCACTGAGCCCTTCCAGGGGTGACTTTCCAAAAGGAATGCCCCCGCAGCTGGGCCCTGGCCGGGAACTCGAGTTTGGGATGGTTCCCAGTGGGATGAAGGGAGATGTCAGTTTAAATGTCAGCATGGGATCCAACTCTCAGATGATACCTCAGAAGATGAGAGAGGCTGGGGCGGGGCCCGAGGAGATGCTGAAGCTCCGTGCAGGTGGTGCGGACATGCTGCCTGCTCAGCAGAAGATGGTGCCCTTGCCGTTCGGCGAGCACCCGCAGCAAGAGTATGGCATGGGCCCCAGGCCGTTCCTCCCCATGTCTCAGGGTCCAGGCAGCAACAGTGGCTTGCGGAATCTCAGAGAACCCATGGGGCCCGACCAAAGGACTAACAGCCGGCTCAGTCATATGCCACCACTACCTCTCAACCCTTCCAGTAACCCCACTAGCCTCAACACAGCTCCTCCTGTTCAGCGCGGCCTGGGGCGGAAGCCCGTGGATATATCTGTGGCAGGCAGCCAGGTGCATTCCCCAGGCATCAACCCTCTGAAATCTCCCACGATGCGCCAAGTCCAGTCACCAATGCTGGGCTCACCCTCGGGGAACCTCAAGTCCCCCCAGACTCCATCGCAGCTGGCAGGCATGCTGGCGGGCCCAGCTGCCGCTGCTTCCATTAAGTCCCCGCCCGTCTTGGGGTCTGCTGCTGCTTCGCCTGTTCACCTCAAGTCTCCATCACTTCCTGCCCCATCACCTGGATGGACCTCGTCTCCAAAACCTCCTCTTCAGAGTCCTGGGATCCCTCCAAACCACAAAGCGCCCCTCACCATGGCCTCCCCAGCCATGCTGGCAAGTGTAGAGTCAG GTGGCCCCCCACCTCCTACAGCCAGCCAGTCTGCCTCTGTGAGTATCCCGGGAAGTCTTCCCTCTAGTACACCTTACACCATGCCTCCAGAGCCGACCCTTTCCCAGAACCCACTGTCTATTATGATGTCTCGAATGTCCAAGTTTGCAATGCCCAGTTCTACCCCGTTATACCACGACGCCATCAAGACCGTGGCCAGCTCAGATGATGACTCCCCTCCAGCTCGTTCTCCCAACTTGCCATCAATGAATAATATGCCAG gaatgGGCATTAATACACAGAATCCTCGAATTTCAGGTCCAAACCCCGTGGTTCCAATGCCAACCCTCAGCCCAATGGGAATGACCCAGCCACTTTCTCACTCCAATCAGATGCCCTCTCCGAACGCCATGGGACCCAACATACCTCCTCATGGAGTCCCTATGGGGCCTGGTTTGATGTCACACAATCCTATCATGGGGCATGGGTCCCAGGAGCCTCCAATGGTACCTCAAGGACGCATGGGTTTTCCCCAGGGTTTCCCTCCAGTTCAGTCTCCTCCACAGCAGGTTCCGTTTCCTCACAATGGCCCCAGTGGGGGGCAGGGCAACTTCCCAGGAGGGATGGGTTTCCCAGGAGAAGGGCCTCTTGGCCGCCCCAGCAACCTGCCCCAAAGTTCAGCAGATGCAGCACTTTGCAAGCCTGGAGGCCCGGGGGGTCCTGACTCCTTCGCTGTCCTGGGAAACAGCATGCCTTCAGTGTTTACAGACCCAGATCTACAGGAGGTCATCCGACCTGGAGCCACCGGAATACCTGAGTTTGACCTGTCTCGCATTATCCCATCTGAGAAGCCTAGCCAGACACTGCAATATTTCCCTCGAGGGGAAGTCCCAGGCCGTAAACAGCCCCAGGGTCCCGGACCTGGGTTTTCGCACATGCAGGGGATGATGGGCGAACAAGCCCCCAGAATGGGACTAGCATTACCTGGCATGGGAGGTCCAGGGCCCGTGGGAACTCCAGACATCCCTCTTGGTACAGCTCCATCCATGCCAGGCCACAACCCTATGAGACCACCAGCCTTTCTCCAGCAAGGCATGATGGGACCTCACCATCGGATGATGTCACCAGCACAATCTACAATGCCCGGCCAGCCCACCCTGATGAGCAATCCCGCTGCTGCCGTGGGCATGATTCCTGGCAAGGATCGGGGGCCTGCTGGGCTCTACACTCACCCTGGGCCTGTGGGCTCTCCAGGCATGATGATGTCCATGCAAGGCATGATGGGACCCCAACAGAACATCATGATCCCCCCACAGATGAGGCCCCGGGGCATGGCTGCTGACGTGGGCATGGGTGGATTCAGCCAAGGACCTGGCAACCCAGGAAACATgatgttttaa